From Clostridia bacterium, the proteins below share one genomic window:
- a CDS encoding FapA family protein, with product MKKTIKVSAKSYEQAVGKVLKQLNLNREDVDIELIKKTKGFLTQSSYEFEIGERQASQDGSYDIRFEDDGVYLIINPHKGAGKPINQNNLIKEIIEKRIDDIDKEILANAISSTQECREKIAPAQQEKKIDAKLSITIDKDAFTAYAEISPPLGGKMIEYDAVLQQLEQNGIVFGIKHENIKNFIKESKFNQRFIIANGIPPIDGQDGKVKYYFNKNKQLKPKELENGRVDYHELGLVENIKKGQCLAEITHASKGQDGTNVYGKNIKAKDGKNINIKLGKNVELEGNKIIATDNGQATIIKNMINVYRVYEVNGDVDNSTGNIDFIGNIIIKGNVLTGFEVKAGGNIDIFGAVEGAIIKAEGDIKIHRGVQGRNLGLINCGGNLVSSFVENARIVVRGKMKADAILHSHVYCNDVIELDGKRGIIVGGVVKALNGIKAKSIGSSMCTGTEIEVGCDPLLREEYNKMKEQLKVKKVEIAKAEKVISLLNKYERKAGLDNSKQDVKVKAIKSKLSLMNESIKLEDKISQTEQKIQNMTKGKVSVLKTIYPGVKIVIGKSVYEVKDEMKYSTFKNQDGDIKVLAYENI from the coding sequence ATGAAAAAAACGATTAAGGTAAGTGCTAAGTCCTATGAACAAGCGGTAGGTAAGGTGCTCAAACAGCTAAATTTAAATAGAGAAGATGTGGACATAGAATTAATCAAAAAAACAAAAGGGTTCCTGACTCAATCCAGCTATGAATTTGAGATAGGTGAAAGGCAAGCTTCACAAGACGGGAGTTATGATATTAGATTTGAAGATGATGGTGTATACTTGATAATCAATCCGCATAAAGGAGCAGGTAAGCCTATAAATCAAAACAATTTAATAAAAGAGATAATAGAAAAGAGAATAGATGATATTGATAAAGAAATTTTGGCTAATGCCATTAGCTCGACCCAAGAGTGCAGGGAGAAGATAGCTCCCGCACAACAGGAGAAAAAAATTGATGCTAAGCTTTCAATTACGATTGATAAAGATGCTTTTACTGCATATGCAGAGATATCTCCCCCTTTGGGAGGAAAAATGATCGAATATGATGCTGTTTTACAGCAATTAGAACAGAACGGAATAGTTTTTGGCATTAAACATGAAAATATAAAGAATTTCATAAAAGAATCAAAGTTCAATCAAAGGTTCATAATAGCCAATGGTATCCCCCCTATTGATGGTCAGGATGGAAAAGTGAAATATTATTTCAATAAGAACAAACAGCTAAAACCTAAAGAACTAGAGAATGGTCGAGTAGACTACCACGAACTTGGGTTGGTAGAAAACATAAAAAAAGGACAATGCCTTGCGGAAATAACCCATGCTTCAAAAGGGCAAGACGGAACCAATGTTTATGGAAAAAACATTAAGGCTAAAGATGGAAAGAATATCAATATTAAATTGGGGAAAAATGTTGAATTAGAAGGCAACAAGATAATTGCAACTGATAACGGTCAGGCTACTATCATAAAAAATATGATAAATGTGTATAGGGTATATGAAGTGAATGGAGATGTAGATAATTCAACAGGGAATATTGATTTTATAGGCAATATAATTATAAAAGGGAATGTGCTTACTGGGTTTGAAGTCAAAGCAGGAGGGAATATAGATATATTTGGAGCAGTGGAAGGGGCTATCATAAAAGCTGAGGGAGATATAAAGATCCATCGAGGCGTACAAGGGAGAAATCTAGGGTTGATTAATTGTGGGGGAAATTTAGTTTCTTCATTTGTGGAAAACGCTAGAATAGTGGTAAGAGGCAAGATGAAGGCCGATGCCATATTACACAGCCATGTTTATTGCAATGATGTAATAGAGTTAGATGGAAAGAGAGGCATCATAGTGGGAGGAGTTGTAAAAGCATTAAACGGAATAAAGGCGAAATCAATCGGATCCAGCATGTGTACTGGAACCGAGATAGAAGTGGGATGTGATCCCTTGTTACGAGAAGAGTATAATAAAATGAAAGAACAACTAAAGGTAAAAAAAGTTGAGATAGCAAAGGCGGAAAAAGTCATTTCTTTATTGAATAAATATGAGCGAAAAGCTGGGTTAGATAACTCAAAGCAAGATGTAAAAGTAAAAGCTATAAAATCAAAGTTATCTCTAATGAATGAATCTATAAAATTAGAGGACAAGATTTCGCAAACTGAACAAAAGATCCAAAACATGACAAAGGGTAAAGTAAGCGTATTGAAAACAATATACCCAGGAGTAAAAATAGTAATAGGAAAGTCTGTATATGAAGTAAAAGATGAAATGAAATATTCTACTTTTAAAAATCAGGACGGCGATATAAAAGTGCTTGCATATGAAAATATCTGA
- a CDS encoding FliA/WhiG family RNA polymerase sigma factor — protein MVNSIEEDKLWKAYKKNPSDTIRNELILKNTYLVKQIAGRIFTSIAKKVDYDDLVSIGIIGLIDSIEKYDIDRKVKFKTYAYLRIRGEIQDYLRKQDYVPRNIREKANMIEKAYNQLQSQHCKAITDEEVANYLNIPLGEFNDIIKRIDSYINFSLEDMLEKNIYVEPISTDKDVIPHEQLENREIKRILSNAIDRLPAKERKVIQLYYYEELTLKEIGIILNLSESRISQLHTKSLLRLRGSLARYKNDLF, from the coding sequence ATGGTAAACTCAATAGAAGAAGATAAGCTATGGAAAGCGTATAAAAAAAATCCTTCTGATACAATCAGAAATGAACTTATTTTAAAAAATACTTATTTGGTAAAACAAATAGCGGGAAGAATTTTTACCAGCATTGCGAAGAAAGTTGATTACGATGATCTTGTAAGCATTGGAATAATAGGACTTATAGACTCGATAGAAAAATACGATATAGATAGAAAGGTTAAGTTTAAAACATATGCATACTTGCGAATAAGAGGAGAAATACAGGACTACCTAAGAAAACAAGATTATGTGCCTAGAAACATACGTGAAAAAGCAAATATGATTGAAAAAGCTTACAATCAACTTCAATCTCAACATTGTAAAGCTATAACTGACGAAGAAGTAGCTAATTATCTTAATATTCCATTAGGTGAGTTTAATGATATAATAAAAAGGATAGATAGTTATATAAATTTCTCTCTAGAAGATATGTTAGAGAAGAACATATATGTAGAGCCCATCAGTACTGACAAAGATGTAATACCCCATGAACAATTAGAAAATAGAGAAATAAAAAGAATACTATCTAATGCGATAGATAGGCTCCCGGCTAAAGAAAGAAAAGTAATCCAGCTATATTATTATGAAGAGCTGACTTTAAAAGAAATAGGAATCATACTGAATTTATCTGAATCTAGAATATCACAGCTCCATACAAAATCCTTATTGAGATTGAGAGGCAGCCTTGCTAGATATAAAAATGATTTATTTTAA
- a CDS encoding chemotaxis protein CheD, whose amino-acid sequence MKNVTKVGMADLNIAKHPDILVTLGLGSCVGVALYDSVGKLAGLAHIMLPYSFKSKKSNNPYKFADTAIIELIKKMTKAGANINRITAKLAGGAQMFSISDTNNLLNIGERNISACKEVLNHLKIPIISEDVGGNYGRTIEFYSEDGRLFIKTIGYGDKTI is encoded by the coding sequence ATGAAAAATGTCACTAAAGTAGGAATGGCTGATCTAAATATAGCAAAACACCCGGATATTTTAGTTACACTCGGACTGGGATCCTGTGTAGGTGTAGCTCTTTACGATTCTGTAGGGAAGCTTGCAGGTCTTGCCCACATAATGTTGCCTTATAGCTTTAAATCAAAGAAAAGCAACAATCCATATAAATTTGCAGATACAGCAATAATTGAGCTTATTAAAAAGATGACAAAAGCTGGAGCAAATATCAATAGAATTACTGCAAAGTTAGCAGGAGGCGCTCAGATGTTTTCTATCAGCGATACGAACAATCTTTTAAATATAGGAGAAAGAAATATAAGTGCTTGCAAAGAAGTGCTGAATCATTTAAAAATTCCCATAATATCTGAAGATGTAGGTGGAAATTATGGACGGACAATAGAGTTTTATTCTGAAGACGGAAGGCTTTTTATTAAAACGATAGGTTATGGTGACAAGACAATATAA
- a CDS encoding chemotaxis protein CheC, protein MSFRTEELNYMLMDILKEIGNIGSGNAATSLSKMVNKRIDMSVPEVKVLDFKDAVQSIGEEEEPVTGIYMDIFGDIKGSILFILSMDSTDKIIDALFDGKIDKVDISEKMYKSALSELGNIICSSYITAISAFTSLKIKISIPSISFDMAGAILSVPLIKLGAISDKALFIKTDFIEGQRYIQGDFILVPDVNSFENILKALGVNSK, encoded by the coding sequence GGATATACTGAAAGAAATAGGCAATATAGGTTCTGGCAATGCGGCTACTTCATTGTCTAAAATGGTAAATAAAAGGATAGATATGAGTGTGCCTGAAGTAAAAGTATTGGATTTTAAAGATGCAGTACAGTCCATCGGGGAAGAAGAAGAACCGGTTACCGGCATATATATGGATATATTTGGGGACATAAAAGGAAGCATCTTGTTCATATTGAGCATGGATTCAACAGATAAAATTATTGATGCTTTATTCGATGGAAAAATTGACAAGGTTGACATTTCTGAAAAAATGTATAAATCAGCATTGTCTGAACTAGGAAATATTATTTGTTCATCATATATAACTGCTATTTCTGCTTTTACTTCTCTAAAAATAAAAATCAGCATTCCATCTATTTCTTTTGATATGGCTGGAGCCATATTAAGCGTACCTTTGATCAAGTTAGGCGCTATCAGCGATAAAGCATTATTTATAAAAACTGATTTCATAGAGGGTCAAAGATATATCCAGGGCGATTTTATACTGGTGCCAGATGTAAATTCTTTTGAAAATATTTTAAAAGCTTTAGGAGTAAATAGCAAATGA